The proteins below are encoded in one region of Drosophila santomea strain STO CAGO 1482 chromosome 3R, Prin_Dsan_1.1, whole genome shotgun sequence:
- the LOC120453201 gene encoding phospholipase A1 2: MREVFLLAALFVAGFALPIEQRVNGENGWFVPQEDGTFEWMDKKEAQTLLENNSPIEYRSNEVSFYLYTKQNPTEGQEITADASSIVASHFNKDHGTRFVIHGWKGKYTDSMNVDITKAWLSKGDFNVIVVNWDRSQSVDYAMSVRGVPEAGTKVGEMIQYMHENHEMSLETLKVIGHSLGAHVAGYAGKQVGQKRVHTIVGLDPALPLFSYDTPDKRLSSEDAFYVESIQTNGGVKGFVKPIGKATFYVSGGRKQPGCGVDLAGTCSHARSVLYYAEAVTENSFGAIQCQDYQAALDNECGSTFSGVRMAEDWNANNVEGHFYVPVNSEAPFGQTE; the protein is encoded by the exons ATGAGGGAGGTATTTCTTCTAGCAGCATTATTTGTAGCGG GCTTTGCGCTTCCTATTGAGCAGCGTGTCAATGGCGAAAATGGATGGTTTGTGCCCCAGGAGGATGGCACCTTTGAGTGGATGGACAAAAAGGAAGCTCAAACCCTGTTAGAGAACAATTCCCCTATTGAATACCGTTCCAATGAAGTATCCTTCTATCTTTATACTAAACAAAACCCCACGGAAGGCCAAGAAATTACTGCCGATGCTTCTTCAATTGTTGCATCTCATTTCAACAAGGATCATGGAACTCGTTTTGTCATTCATGGATGGAAGGGAAAGTATACCGATAGTATGAATGTCGATATAACCAAGGCCTGGCTGTCGAAGGGAGACTTTAACGTGATCGTTGTGAACTGGGATCGATCCCAATCCGTGGACTATGCCATGTCCGTACGTGGTGTTCCTGAAGCTGGAACCAAAGTGGGAGAGATGATCCAGTACATGCACGAAAATCACGAGATGTCACTTGAAACCCTTAAGGTGATTGGTCACAGTTTGGGTGCCCATGTGGCTGGCTATGCTGGAAAGCAAGTTGGCCAGAAGAGAGTCCATACCATTGTGGGTCTGGATCCTGCCCTGCCCCTGTTCAGCTACGATACCCCGGACAAACGTCTATCCAGCGAAGATGCCTTCTATGTGGAGTCCATCCAGACCAATGGTGGTGTCAAGGGATTCGTGAAGCCCATTGGCAAAGCTACGTTCTATGTGAGTGGCGGAAGGAAACAGCCGGGATGTGGAGTGGATCTAGCTGGAACCTGTTCCCATGCACGATCCGTTCTCTACTACGCCGAGGCCGTCACCGAGAACAGTTTTGGTGCCATTCAGTGCCAGGACTACCAAGCTGCTCTGGACAATGAGTGTGGCAGCACCTTCAGCGGCGTCCGCATGGCAGAGGATTGGAATGCTAACAA